ACGGGCATTTCGAGGTGGCTCTTTACGTGGACACGTTCGAGGAGGTGGACACAGCTTTCGCGGACGCGGTCTCGAAGGGCGCCGAGCCAGTCCTGGAGCCGACCACAGAGCCTTGGGGCCAGAGGACCTGCTACATCGCGGACCCGGAAGGGAATCTGATCGAGATAGGATCGTTCAACAGACCATTTGAGAGGCGTTCCTGATTAATGTTTTCCGTGAATTATCTTTGCTTATCCATCAGATTCTTGGAATAACGTTTGAT
This genomic window from Candidatus Methanomethylophilaceae archaeon contains:
- a CDS encoding VOC family protein gives rise to the protein MRLDGFGILVKDMGEMVRFYRDVLGFEIEEGEDASNVYLVKDGTLFLLYGRRDFEEMTDRRYEYVRGLNGHFEVALYVDTFEEVDTAFADAVSKGAEPVLEPTTEPWGQRTCYIADPEGNLIEIGSFNRPFERRS